DNA sequence from the Streptomyces sp. NBC_01497 genome:
TGGCGCACCCCGACCTGGTGCCGGTGTGCCGCGCGTCCTTCGACGCGGTCCTCGGGGAGCGGCCGAACCAGAAGGACCGGCTGCGGGAGGACGTCACGGTGGCACCGGGCGATCTGATCGCCATCGACTCGCTGGACGCGAGGCCCACCTACGACGGCCTGGTCAACGCCGTCCAGGTCGGTCTGCGCTACATCGAGGCCTGGCTGCGCGGCTCGGGCGCGGTCGCCATCTTCAATCTCATGGAGGACGCGGCCACGGCGGAGATCTCCCGCTCGCAGATCTGGCAGTGGATCAACGCGGGAGTGCAGTTCGAGCACGAGGGCCGTACCGTACGGGCGACCCGCGAACTCGTCCGCGAACTGGCCGCGAGCGAGCTGGCCGCCATCCGGGCGGAGACCGGTGACAAGGCGTTCGAGTCGGGCGAGTGGCAGCAGGCCCACGACCTCCTGCTGACGGTCTCCCTGGACGCCGACTACGCCGACTTCCTGACCCTCCCCGCCTACGAGCGCCTTCGCGGCTGAGGCCGCGCTCCCCCCGTCGCACCCCCGTCCCGGCGCCCGGGGCGGGGGTGCGATGAGTTCCGGGCGGGCGGGGAGTCGTCAGGTGTATGGATATTCATACGCAGACGGACGTGATCGATCTCGGGCCCGCGTGCGAGCGCATCCGACGCCTGGCCGGGGGTGTGCGGGAGGGGGATCTCGACGGGCCCACGCCCTGCCCCGACTACCCCGTGGCGACTCTGCTGGCACACGTCGTGGGGCTGACCGCCGGTCTGGCCGCGACCGCGCGCAAGGACTACGGGCCCGCCACCGACACCGCGCCGGGGACGGTGCTGCCAGTGCTCGGTGCGAACTGGCGCACCGTATTGGACCGGCAGCTCGGGGAGCTGGCCCAGGCGTGGCGGGACCCGGCGGCCTGGCTCGGAGTGAGCCGGGCCGGATCCGTGGACCTGCCCGCCCGGGTCGCCGGGCTCGTCACACTCAACGAGCTGCTGCTGCACGGCTGGGATCTCTCGCGCGCCACCGGGCAGCCGTACGAGCCGGGGGACGCGGAGCTGCGGGTGGCGCACACGGCGCTGACGGCCGCCGCGGCGGGCGCGGTACCGAGGGGGCCCTTCGGGCCGCCCGTCCCGGTGGACGGCGGGGCCCCGCTGCTCGACCGGGTGGTCGCCCTCAGCGGGCGCCGGCCCGACTGGACACCCGTGCTCTGACCGGTCCGGACAAGACGGGCGCCCCTGCCGCATCCCGGAGTCCGGGAGGCGGCAGGGGCGCCCGTGTCGTTCCGCGGTCCGTCAGGATGTCGGGGTGGTGCGGTCGCGCGGGCCGTCGGGGCGCTTGTACGTATCGCCCGTCATGGATTCCAGCGTCCGCTGCTTCGTCTCGGGGATCTTGAACCGTACGAACCAGATCGACAGGAACGCGAACAGGGCGAACGCCCCGTACAGCCAGGACAGGCCCACGTGCTTGGTGGCCGGCTGGAAGGCGAAGGTGACGATGAAGTTGAAGATCCAGTTGGACGTCGTGCCGATCGCCAGTGCCATCGCCCGCATCCGGTTCGGGAACATCTCCGCGAGCATGACCCACATCACGGGACCCCAGGACAGGGCGAAGAAGACCACGAAGGCGTTCGCGCCGACCAGCGCCAGGGGACCGTACGGATGAGGCAGGGTGACGCTCTTGCCCGTGCCGTGCTGCTGCGAGAAGGCGACCGCCGTCAGCAGCAGCGAGAGGAACATGCCGATGGAGCCGATCGTCAGCAGGCGCCGGCGGCCGACCCGGTCGATGAACAGCATCGCCACGACGGTCATCACCACGTTGATCGCTGCGGTGATCACGGAGGTGGTGAACGAGCTGGACTCGCTGAAGCCGACCGACTCCCACAGCGTCGTCGAGTAGTAGAAGATCGCGTTGATGCCGACGAGCTGCTGGAGCGCGGCCATGATGATGCCGACCCAGACCAGCGGGTGCAGGCCGAAGCGCGCCCCGCGGATGTCCGCGAAGCTGGTCCGGTGCTCCTTGCGCAGGGTCTGCTGGATCTCGCCGGCCTTGGCCTGGCCGTCCTCCTCACCGGAGATGCGCTCCAGCACACCGGCCGCGTCGTCGAGCCGGCCCTTTTGGACCAGGTAGCGCGGCGACTCGGGGATCGTGAGCGCGAGCACACCGTAGACGGCGGCGGGGATCACCCCCACGAGGAACATCCAGCGCCAGGCC
Encoded proteins:
- a CDS encoding TIGR03086 family metal-binding protein; this translates as MDIHTQTDVIDLGPACERIRRLAGGVREGDLDGPTPCPDYPVATLLAHVVGLTAGLAATARKDYGPATDTAPGTVLPVLGANWRTVLDRQLGELAQAWRDPAAWLGVSRAGSVDLPARVAGLVTLNELLLHGWDLSRATGQPYEPGDAELRVAHTALTAAAAGAVPRGPFGPPVPVDGGAPLLDRVVALSGRRPDWTPVL
- a CDS encoding sugar porter family MFS transporter translates to MAQTVRGAGASSRKGKALGVSIAAAVGGFLFGFDSSVINGAVNSLTGHFHLGAFLSGFVVSIALLGCAVGAWYAGRLADMWGRRKVMLLGSALFIISSVGSALAFSVPDLLVWRVIGGLGIGIASVIAPAYISEVAPASGRGALGSLQQLAITIGQLVVLSSNKGLAGAAGGASQDLWWGLQAWRWMFLVGVIPAAVYGVLALTIPESPRYLVQKGRLDDAAGVLERISGEEDGQAKAGEIQQTLRKEHRTSFADIRGARFGLHPLVWVGIIMAALQQLVGINAIFYYSTTLWESVGFSESSSFTTSVITAAINVVMTVVAMLFIDRVGRRRLLTIGSIGMFLSLLLTAVAFSQQHGTGKSVTLPHPYGPLALVGANAFVVFFALSWGPVMWVMLAEMFPNRMRAMALAIGTTSNWIFNFIVTFAFQPATKHVGLSWLYGAFALFAFLSIWFVRFKIPETKQRTLESMTGDTYKRPDGPRDRTTPTS